From the Leptospira biflexa serovar Patoc strain 'Patoc 1 (Paris)' genome, one window contains:
- a CDS encoding ParB/RepB/Spo0J family partition protein: protein MALGKGKVLGRGLGNLIPVNENNVEISKEELSGLREIKVSEISPNPHQPRKQFSDVSIQELSNTIIEHGVIQPIVVQKNPSGSGFILVAGERRLRACKLAGFAKIPAIVRDLSEADMMELALIENIQRENLNPMDEAYAYQAIIDKRALKVTDLATRVGKNRATISNLIRLLSLPKPLQDWVKEGKLSEGQARPLLSIPDSKKQFEVAQKVISESWNVREVENYVSNLLNPDKKSNSSSSVPDKRDVSIVKLETKLRNKFSSKVEVSHNETNGKGKIVFSYANLSDMERILEQLGVKL from the coding sequence ATGGCACTCGGCAAAGGAAAAGTATTAGGACGAGGACTTGGAAATTTAATTCCAGTCAATGAAAACAATGTAGAGATTTCGAAAGAGGAACTATCGGGACTACGCGAAATCAAAGTTTCCGAAATCTCACCAAATCCTCACCAACCAAGAAAACAATTTTCAGATGTATCCATCCAAGAACTTTCCAATACCATTATCGAACATGGAGTGATCCAACCGATCGTAGTTCAAAAAAATCCATCTGGTTCAGGTTTCATCTTGGTTGCTGGAGAAAGGAGATTACGTGCATGCAAACTTGCTGGTTTTGCAAAAATTCCTGCGATTGTTCGTGATCTATCGGAAGCGGATATGATGGAGCTTGCACTCATCGAAAATATCCAAAGGGAAAATTTAAATCCGATGGATGAAGCGTATGCCTACCAAGCCATCATCGACAAACGAGCGTTAAAGGTAACAGACCTTGCCACTCGTGTGGGAAAAAACCGTGCAACCATTTCCAATTTGATTCGCCTCCTCTCTTTACCGAAACCTTTACAAGATTGGGTGAAAGAAGGGAAACTTTCGGAAGGACAAGCACGTCCCCTGCTCTCGATCCCGGATTCCAAAAAACAATTTGAAGTAGCACAGAAAGTGATTAGTGAAAGTTGGAATGTTCGTGAAGTGGAAAACTATGTTTCCAATTTACTAAACCCTGATAAAAAATCGAATTCCTCTTCTAGTGTTCCAGACAAACGAGATGTTAGCATTGTGAAATTGGAAACAAAATTAAGAAACAAATTCAGTTCCAAAGTGGAAGTGTCCCACAATGAAACAAATGGCAAAGGCAAAATTGTTTTTTCTTACGCAAATCTAAGTGATATGGAAAGGATCTTAGAGCAGCTCGGTGTGAAATTGTAA
- a CDS encoding ParA family protein, which translates to MGKIVSISNQKGGVGKTTTAINLASNLVDLGKKVLLLDIDPQGNSGSGLGLEVQSLSKTTYEVMIGELSAREAIQKTFIPNLDIIPSNINLSGLEVDFLGIEKKEFKLKDALASIKESYDYILIDCPPSLGVLTINALCASQSVMITLQTEYFALEGLSQLMRIISLVQSQWNPSLALEGVLLTMYDKRTNLANQVADDVRNYFKEKVYETVIPRNIKLSEAPSFGKPINYYDPDGVGAKSYKSLAEEIVGRA; encoded by the coding sequence ATGGGTAAAATTGTTTCGATCAGTAACCAAAAAGGTGGTGTTGGAAAAACAACCACAGCGATCAACTTAGCATCCAATCTTGTTGATTTAGGAAAAAAAGTTTTGCTCCTGGATATCGATCCACAAGGAAACTCAGGATCGGGACTTGGCTTGGAAGTGCAGTCACTGAGTAAAACAACTTATGAAGTGATGATCGGTGAACTATCTGCAAGAGAAGCGATCCAAAAAACATTCATACCAAATTTAGATATCATTCCTTCGAACATCAACCTCTCGGGACTAGAAGTAGACTTTCTTGGCATCGAGAAAAAAGAATTCAAACTGAAAGATGCTCTTGCATCCATCAAAGAATCCTACGATTATATTTTAATCGATTGTCCTCCCTCCCTCGGAGTTTTAACGATCAATGCACTTTGTGCATCTCAATCAGTCATGATCACTTTACAAACTGAGTACTTTGCATTGGAAGGACTTTCGCAACTCATGCGAATCATTTCTCTTGTTCAATCACAATGGAATCCATCACTCGCATTAGAAGGAGTGCTTCTGACAATGTATGACAAACGAACCAACTTAGCAAACCAAGTGGCTGACGATGTGAGAAACTATTTCAAAGAGAAAGTTTATGAGACTGTCATACCAAGAAACATAAAACTCTCAGAAGCACCTTCGTTTGGAAAACCAATCAACTACTATGATCCTGATGGTGTTGGTGCCAAAAGTTATAAAAGTTTAGCGGAAGAAATTGTAGGGAGGGCATAA